A window of Saccharomyces paradoxus chromosome XI, complete sequence contains these coding sequences:
- the CCE1 gene encoding cruciform cutting endonuclease (Mitochondrial cruciform cutting endonuclease~similar to YKL011C), with product MPGPQKAKILQLIDSCCQNAKSAQLKCLSFVIGAANGTTKEAKRTYIQEQCEFLEKLRQQKIRQGRINILSMDAGVSNFAFSKMQLLYDDPLPKVLDWQKINLEEKFFQNLKKLSLNPAETSQLVFSLTEYLFQSTPIPDIFTIERQRARTMSSRHILEPILKVNILEQILFSNLENKMKFTNKIQDAPKLQYMVCSSDPHRMTSYWCIPREETPTGSKKSKSNKHSKDSRIKLVKKIVSTSILNNSSISSTKLVEFTGIWNNRIRNALAKKKSFKLCDILEIQDNSGVRKDDDLADSFLHCLSWMEWIKNYESITELLNSTSLIKMQFQQVFEFCENKVQELKCLQNTYNTD from the coding sequence ATGCCGGGACCACAGAAGGCAAAAATATTGCAACTCATTGATTCCTGCTGCCAAAATGCAAAAAGCGCACAACTGAAATGTTTATCGTTCGTTATTGGAGCGGCAAATGGCACGACGAAAGAAGCCAAGAGGACTTACATTCAAGAACAGTGTGAATTTCTAGAGAAGTTAAGACAGCAAAAAATCAGGCAGGGAAGAATTAATATATTGTCTATGGACGCTGGTGTTTCtaattttgctttttccAAAATGCAATTGCTTTATGATGATCCCCTCCCTAAAGTATTAGACTGGCAAAAGATAAACCTagaagagaaattttttcaaaatctgaAAAAGTTAAGCCTGAATCCTGCTGAAACTTCCCAACTTGTATTTAGCCTAACAGAATATTTATTCCAATCCACGCCAATACCTGATATATTTACGATTGAAAGACAACGAGCCAGAACTATGTCTTCAAGGCATATACTAGAACCAATCTTAAAAGTGAATATTCTCGAACAGATTCTTTTCTCTAATCTAGAAAACAAGATGAAGTTTACCAATAAAATACAGGATGCACCAAAGCTGCAGTATATGGTATGCTCGTCCGATCCACATCGGATGACCTCATATTGGTGCATTCCTAGAGAAGAAACACCGACTGGTTCAAAAAAGTCGAAATCTAACAAACATAGCAAAGATTCGAGGATAAAGTTAGTGAAGAAAATAGTTTCAACCTCAATACTAAACAACAGTTCAATTAGCTCTACAAAACTGGTTGAGTTCACCGGAATTTGGAATAATAGGATACGAAATGCGCTtgccaaaaagaaaagtttcaaGCTATGTGATATTTTAGAGATCCAGGATAATTCGGGGGTAAGAAAGGATGATGATTTGGCAGATTCATTTCTGCATTGTTTGTCTTGGATGGAGTggataaaaaattatgaaaGTATTACTGAACTTTTGAATTCAACGTCACTTATTAAAATGCAGTTCCAACAGGTATTCGAATTTTGTGAAAACAAAGTACAAGAGCTGAAATGTTTACAAAATACCTATAACACTGACTAA
- the UFD4 gene encoding putative ubiquitin-protein ligase UFD4 (Ubiquitin-protein ligase (E3)~similar to YKL010C), translated as MSENNSHNFDEHESHSENSDYMMDTQVEDDYDEDGHERGEYSYYPDEDEDEHMLSSVGSFEAEDDEDDDNDYHHEDNSGLLYGYHRTQNGDDEDRNGEEEGLDHFQDNREFGSNPFHLPDILETFAQRLEQRRQTGREQGQNPAGRTLPEILSMIGGRMERSAESSARNERISKLIENTGNASEDPYIAMESLKELSENILMMNQIVVDRIIPMETLIGNIAAILSDKVLREELELQMQACRCMYNLFEVCPESISIAVDEHVIPILQEKLVEISYIDLAEQVLETVEYISRVHGRDILQTGQLSIYVQFFDFLTIHAQRKAIAIVSNACSSIRLGDFKAVVEVLPTLKPIFTNATDQPILTRLVNALYGICGALHRVEKFETLFSLDLIERIVRLVSIPDTPLENKLKCLDILTVLAISSDVLSRELREKTDIVDMTTRSFQHYSKNSNAGLHETLIYVPNSLLISISRFIVVLFPPEDERILSADKDTGNSDREVISNQERFDSLVQCLIPILVEIYTNAADFDVRRYVLIALTRVVSCINNSIAKAINDQLIKLIGSILAQKETTFNANGTHSSEAGTLLVGGLSLLDLICKKFAELFFPSIKREGIFDLVKDLSVDFDNIDLKEDETENVSLSDEEGDLHSSIEECDEADDDYDYEFTDMEIPDSVKPKKISIHIFRTLSLAYIKNKGVNLVNRVLSQMNVEQEVITEELHQIESVVSILENPSTPDKTEEDWKGIWSVLKKCIFHEDFDVSGFEFTSTGLASSITKRITSSTTSRFILAKSFLEVFEDNVERFLEILQSALTRLENFSIVDCGLHDGGGVSSLAKEIRIKLVYDGDASKDNIGNDLSSTIVSVHCIASFTSLNEFLRHRMVRMRFLNSLIPNLTSSGTDADREEEENCLDHMRKKNFDFFYDDEKVEMESTVFGVIFNTFVSQNRDLKSLWSDTQTIKFRKSLEDNNTERDPAEEPKEMKKLRDFYKKREFAEIDTGSSADILTLLDFLHSSGVKSDCFINSKLSAKLARQLDEPLVVASGALPDWSLFLTRRFPFLFPFDTRMFFLQCTSFGYGRLIQLWKNKSKGSKDIRNDEALQQLGRITRRKLRISRKTIFATGLKILSKYGSSPDVLEIEYQEEAGTGLGPTLEFYSVVSKYFARKSLNMWRCNSYSYRSEMDIDTTDDYITTLLFPEPLNPSSNNEKIIELFGYLGTFVARSLLDNRILDFRFSKVFFELLHRMSTPDMTTVPSDVESCLLMIELVDPLLAKSLKYIVVNKDSNTVLEALSLTFTVPGNDDVELIPGGCNRSLNSSNVEEYIHSVIDQILGKGIEKQLRAFFEGFSKVFSYARMLILFPDELVDIFGRVEEDWSMGTLYTSLNAEHGYTMDSSIIHDFISIISAFDKHERRLFLQFLTGSPKLPIGGFKSLNPKFTVVLKHAEDGLTADEYLPSVMTCANYLKLPKYTSKDIMRSRLCQAIEEGAGAFLLS; from the coding sequence ATGTCTGAAAATAATTCGCACAACTTTGATGAGCATGAGTCCCATAGCGAAAACAGTGATTATATGATGGATACTCAAGTAGAAGATGACTACGATGAGGATGGCCATGAACGGGGTGAATACTCTTATTATCCtgatgaggatgaagatgaacaTATGCTTTCTAGCGTCGGAAGCTTTGAGGCAGAggatgatgaggatgatgataacGATTACCATCATGAAGATAATTCTGGACTTTTATACGGATACCATAGAACTCAGAATGGCGATGACGAAGACAGAaatggagaagaagaaggacTTGATCATTTTCAAGATAATCGTGAATTTGGCAGCAACCCCTTTCATTTACCTGATATTTTGGAAACATTCGCACAAAGACTAGaacaaagaagacaaaCAGGTAGAGAACAGGGGCAAAATCCAGCTGGAAGAACACTACCTGAGATTTTATCGATGATTGGAGGAAGAATGGAGAGGAGCGCAGAGAGTTCGGCAAGGAATGAGCGGATTTCTAAACTGATAGAGAATACTGGAAATGCCTCTGAAGACCCTTATATTGCAATGGAAAGTTTAAAAGAACTCTCAGAAAACATCTTAATGATGAACCAAATCGTCGTTGATAGAATTATACCGATGGAAACATTAATAGGGAATATAGCTGCCATCCTCTCCGATAAAGTTTTGCGGGAAGAATTAGAATTACAGATGCAAGCCTGTAGGTGCATGTATAATCTCTTTGAGGTCTGTCCCGAATCTATTTCAATAGCTGTTGACGAACATGTTATACCTattttgcaagaaaaattggtaGAGATCAGTTATATTGACCTTGCGGAACAAGTTTTAGAAACTGTGGAATACATTTCTAGAGTACATGGAAGAGACATTTTACAAACAGGCCAATTATCAATTTATGTTCAATTCTTCGATTTTTTAACTATACATGCACAGAGGAAGGCTATCGCAATTGTTTCGAACGCTTGTAGCAGTATCCGGTTGGGTGATTTTAAGGCCGTCGTTGAAGTACTTCCAACCCTCAAACCAATTTTTACTAATGCGACGGACCAACCAATATTAACCAGGCTTGTAAATGCCCTGTACGGTATTTGTGGAGCGTTGCATAGGGTCGAAAAATTCGAGACCCTGTTTTCGTTGGATTTAATCGAAAGAATAGTTCGGCTGGTTTCTATTCCGGACACCCCATTGGAGAATAAACTGAAATGTTTAGATATTTTAACTGTATTGGCAATAAGCAGTGATGTACTTTCAAGAGAACTGAGAGAGAAAACTGACATTGTTGATATGACAACACGGTCATTCCAGCATTATAGTAAAAATTCTAACGCGGGGTTACACGAAACACTGATTTATGTCCCAAACAGTTTATTGATTAGTATTTCTAGATTTATAGTTGTATTGTTTCCTCCCGAGGATGAAAGGATACTGTCTGCGGATAAAGATACCGGAAATAGCGACCGCGAAGTCATTTCTAACCAGGAACGATTCGATTCCCTAGTTCAGTGCCTAATTCCGATCCTCGTTGAAATTTATACAAACGCTGCTGACTTCGACGTAAGAAGATACGTGCTAATTGCCTTAACAAGGGTTGTATCATGCATAAACAACTCCATAGCGAAGGCAATCAATGATCAACTTATCAAACTAATTGGATCCATCTTGgcccaaaaagaaacaacaTTTAACGCTAACGGCACCCATTCATCGGAGGCCGGTACGCTATTGGTTGGTGGTCTCTCGTTGCTTGACTTaatttgtaaaaaatttgccGAACTGTTCTTTCCTTCCATCAAAAGAGAGGGCATTTTCGATTTGGTTAAGGATTTGTCTGTGGATTTCGATAACATTGATTTGAAGGAGGATGAGACCGAGAATGTGTCACTttctgatgaagaagggGATTTACATAGCAGTATTGAGGAATGTGATGAAGCTGATGATGACTATGATTACGAGTTTACTGATATGGAAATTCCTGACTCGGtcaaaccaaaaaaaatttcaatacaCATTTTCAGAACTCTGTCTTTAGCTTATATCAAGAACAAAGGTGTGAACCTAGTTAATAGGGTACTTTCTCAGATGAACGTCGAGCAAGAGGTAATAACGGAGGAGCTCCATCAAATCGAGAGCGTTGTTTCTATTCTAGAAAATCCTTCCACTCCTGACAAAACCGAAGAGGATTGGAAGGGAATCTGGTCAGTTTTAAAAAAGTGTATTTTCcatgaagattttgacGTGTCAGGTTTTGAATTTACTTCTACAGGGCTAGCTTCATCTATAACTAAAAGAATCACGTCCTCGACTACATCCCGTTTCATTCTTGCAAAATCGTTTTTAGAGGTGTTTGAGGATAACGTTGAGAGATTTTTAGAAATTCTACAATCTGCTCTCACAAGGCTGGAGAATTTTTCTATAGTTGACTGCGGTTTGCACGATGGTGGTGGCGTATCCTCATTGGCTAAAGAGATAAGAATTAAGTTAGTTTATGATGGCGATGCAAGCAAAGATAATATTGGTAACGATTTATCATCCACTATCGTCTCAGTCCATTGCATAGCTTCTTTTACCTCACTTAATGAGTTTTTGAGGCATAGAATGGTGAGAATGCGttttttaaattcattAATTCCAAACCTTACGTCTTCTGGTACTGATGCTGATagggaagaagaggaaaattgCTTAGATCAtatgagaaaaaagaattttgacTTCTTTTATGATGATGAGAAAGTTGAAATGGAGTCCACGGTATTTGGTGTTATATTCAATACATTTGTCAGCCAAAATCGTGACTTAAAAAGTTTATGGAGTGATACCCAAACGATCAAATTTCGCAAAAGTTTAGAAGATAACAATACAGAGCGTGATCCAGCCGAGGAGCctaaagaaatgaaaaagttgagagatttttataaaaagagAGAATTTGCTGAGATTGATACTGGATCCTCAGCCGATATTCTCACATTATTGGATTTCCTGCATAGCTCCGGTGTCAAAAGTGACTGTTTCATCAACTCAAAACTAAGTGCTAAGCTCGCTAGGCAATTAGATGAACCATTGGTAGTAGCGAGTGGGGCTTTGCCAGATTGGTCACTATTTTTGACCAGAAGATTcccatttttgtttcccTTTGATACCAGGATGTTTTTCTTACAATGCACCTCTTTTGGCTACGGAAGATTGATTCaactttggaagaataAGAGTAAAGGCTCGAAAGATATAAGGAACGATGAAGCTTTACAGCAGCTTGGAAGAATTACTAGGCGTAAGCTGCgtatttcaagaaaaacgaTATTTGCGACCGGTCTCAAGATTTTGTCTAAGTATGGAAGTAGCCCTGACGTATTAGAAATTGAATaccaagaagaagcagGGACAGGTCTAGGGCCGACATTGGAATTTTACTCTGTAGtttccaaatattttgcAAGGAAGTCGCTAAACATGTGGCGTTGTAACTCTTACAGTTACAGGAGTGAAATGGATATCGATACTACTGACGACTACATTACCACTTTATTGTTCCCAGAGCCTCTCAACCCGTCTtctaataatgaaaaaattattgagCTTTTTGGATATTTGGGGACGTTTGTTGCCAGATCGTTGCTTGATAATAGAATTCTTGACTTCAGATTTAGCAAAgtcttttttgaattgttGCACAGAATGTCTACGCCCGATATGACAACAGTGCCGAGCGACGTTGAAAGTTGTCTCTTAATGATTGAGTTGGTAGATCCATTACTCGCGAAATCCCTTAAGTACATAGTAGTCAATAAGGATAGCAATACTGTCCTAGAAGCACTCTCCTTGACATTTACCGTTCCTGGAAACGATGACGTCGAACTGATTCCGGGAGGTTGCAATAGATCCTTAAACTCTTCCAATGTTGAGGAGTACATCCATAGTGTTATCGACCAAATATTGGGTAAGGGTATTGAAAAACAGTTAAGAGCATTTTTTGAGGGTTTTTCGAAGGTATTTTCCTATGCCAGGATGCTAATACTTTTTCCAGATGAATTAGTGGATATTTTCGGACGGGTTGAGGAAGACTGGTCTATGGGAACTTTATATACGAGCCTGAACGCTGAACATGGCTATACAATGGATTCTTCAATCATTCATGACTttatatcaataatatccGCTTTTGATAAGCACGAAAGAAGACTCTTTTTGCAATTTTTAACAGGATCTCCCAAGCTTCCAATTGGAGGCTTTAAAAGTTTGAATCCTAAATTTACAGTTGTGTTAAAGCATGCTGAAGATGGTTTAACAGCAGACGAATATCTACCAAGTGTAATGACATGTGCTAACTATTTGAAGTTACCCAAGTATACTAGCAAGGATATTATGCGGTCTCGTCTTTGTCAAGCCATTGAAGAAGGTGCAGGAGCTTTCTTACTCTCCTAA
- the MRT4 gene encoding ribosome assembly factor MRT4 (Protein involved in mRNA turnover and ribosome assembly~similar to YKL009W) has product MPRSKRSKLVTLAQTDKKGRENKERIFDEVREALDTYRYVWVLHLDDVRTPVLQEIRTSWAGSKLIMGKRKVLQKALGEKREEEYKENLYQLSKLCSGVTGLLFTDEDVNTVKEYFKSYVRSDYSRPNTKAPLTFTIPEGIIYSRGGQIPAEEDVPMIHSLEPTMRNKFEIPTKIKAGKITIDSPYLVCTEGEKLDVRQALILKQFGVAASEFKVKVTAYYDNDNSTVENTKINME; this is encoded by the coding sequence ATGCCAAGATCTAAACGTTCCAAGCTAGTTACTTTAGCACAAACCGATAAAAAAGGcagagaaaataaagaaagaattttcGATGAAGTGAGGGAAGCCTTGGACACTTATAGATACGTCTGGGTCCTACATCTTGACGACGTTAGAACTCCAGTTCTGCAAGAAATCAGAACTTCTTGGGCAGGCTCTAAGTTAATTATGGGTAAGAGGAAAGTTTTACAAAAAGCATTAGGAGAAAAGagggaagaagaatacaaagaaaatctgTATCAATTGAGTAAGCTTTGTAGCGGTGTCACTGGTTTATTGTTCACTGACGAGGATGTTAACACCGTCAAGGAATACTTTAAATCATATGTTCGTTCAGACTACTCAAGACCGAACACGAAGGCACCATTAACATTTACAATTCCTGAAGGCATCATCTACTCACGCGGTGGTCAAATCCCAGCTGAGGAAGATGTTCCAATGATCCATTCTCTAGAGCCAACTATGAGAAACAAATTCGAAATTCCAACTAAAATCAAAGCTGGTAAAATTACCATCGATAGTCCATATTTAGTTTGCACAGAAGGAGAAAAATTAGATGTTCGTCAAGCTTTAATACTGAAACAATTCGGTGTCGCTGCTTCCGAATTCAAGGTCAAGGTCACAGCCTATTATGACAACGACAACTCTACTGTTGAAAACACTAAAATCAACATGGAATGA